The following are from one region of the Carcharodon carcharias isolate sCarCar2 chromosome 27, sCarCar2.pri, whole genome shotgun sequence genome:
- the LOC121270281 gene encoding zinc finger protein 239-like: protein MEKPWKCGDCGKGFRIPSALETHRRVHTGERPFTCSVCGKGFCTPSALKIHQCGHTEERPFTCSECGKRFLQSSDLWDHQRIHTGDRPFTCSECGKGFTQSSHLVAHQGVHTKERPFTCFECGKGFTQSSSLRTHQRVHTGERPFTCSACGKGFTQSSKLLTHQRVHTGERPFICSECGKGFSLSSNLQNHQRVHIG from the coding sequence atggagaaaccgtggaaatgtggggattgtGGAAAGGGATTCCGGATCCCGTCTGCACTGGAAACCCATCGAcgtgttcacactggggagaggccattcacgtgttctgtgtgtgggaaaggattctgCACCCCGTCTGCACTGAAGATTCATCAATGTGGTCATAccgaggagaggccattcacttgctctgagtgtgggaagcgtTTTCTCCAGTCATCTGACCTGTGGGATCACcaacgaattcacactggggataggccattcacctgctctgaatgtgggaagggatttactcagtcatcccacctagtGGCACATCAGGGAGTTCACACcaaggagaggccattcacctgctttgagtgtgggaagggattcacgcAATCATCCAGCCTGCggacacatcagcgagttcacaccggggagaggcccttcacctgctctgcgtgtgggaagggattcactcagtcatccaagctgctgacacaccagcgtgttcacaccggggagaggccattcatctgttctgaatgtgggaagggattcagtctgTCCTCCAATCTGCAgaatcaccagcgagttcacattggg